In the Endozoicomonas sp. SCSIO W0465 genome, TGCTGTATCAGGAAGTGTTAGGGGTTCGACATCATATTCATGCAATAAATTAAACGGATGATCGTTATCTTCGAGCTTATCTGATTGGTTATGGTAAACAGAAACAGGAGTGTTCAACGCCTGTGCAGACAACCCCTTATAGGTCATGCAGGGTTCGCTTAAGCAACAATCATACGTTTGTTCTAATAAATCCAATGAGCCAGCGCAATAATCAGAAATGAAAGGATCGAATGAAGTTAACTTATTTGAGAGATCCATTGAGTTTCTGCTTGATTGGAAATAATTCTATTATTTTGGTTGGGGTGTTGGTGTAGTCTGGGATTCACTGATAGGTCTGACAGCACCCTTTGTTCAGGATTTTGAAGATGATTAACCCCAACTGGCACTTTTTTAAAACTGGACCCACTGAGAGGGTTTTGACAGCTTTTATTGCATGGGATCAGGGAGTAATTGACTGGCGCCATTTGTTCAACTTTCGGCCCCAATGCTAAGCGACTTTGCTGCGGTGAGCTAACCAAAGGTATTCCATTTCCTAACCTCAGGGATAAAACCAGGATTCCAAAACCTCCTTTAACTCACTTTTGAGCGTCCCGGGAATTGGCATTGTTTTGACATAATTAAAGGCAGTGACAATGGATGGATGGTGGGTCCTGACGGTTCTGGCAACAACTGACAGACACTTATGCGCCAACTTATTTTGGTAATCAAATTTATTGAAACGAGCAAATGCCTGATCAATCTGTGCATCAGAAGCACCTTCCTGACATCGAATTTTCAGAACTTGCAACAGCCAACGTTTTTGATTGGACGATAACGACTGGACCAGACCAACTCGCCGGACGACAGAAGTCATTTTAAATAAAGTGGCATAGAGTTTCTTTTTCGGATCATGGAAGTCAACGGAAGCTGTCATAGCTCGATTGATGTCTTTTTTTGTTAAATGAACTCCGTTAAGGAGTAACCATTTAGACAATGTATGATGAACGTGAAATATCGCCCGTGACAATGTCCCTTGCCCAAGTGGATTTACCCAGTGAATAATATCCATCCCTTGCTCATAGAGCCAACGGACCATGGGCAGATGGCCTGCTTCGATAGCAGCATCCAAAACACTGAAGCCCCTTGGACCAGCAAAGTGAAGATCAACGCCTTGCTTATGTAACCATTTAACAATATGGAATTGGCCATTTCGGGCCGCAGAGTAAGCAGCGTCAAAGTGTACTTCATCACCGGGATGAATAGCCATGAAGTAAAGGCCCTGATCCTTTAGCCATTGCAGTATATGTAAATGTCCACCAGAAGCGGCCGCTTCCAGCATCGTTCTATAAACGCCCTCGATACCATCAGCATACTGAATGCTCGCTGTCTGTTGACACAGCCACTTAAGTATCCGCAAATCCCCCCACTCCGCCGCCAGAGTAAAGCAAGTATCGCCACCATCGGTAAGGATTTGCCAATTTGTTCCCACCTGGAAGCACCACTTAACCATCGGTAAATGGTTTCCCAAAAGCGCGCACAACATAGCTGAATCGTCAGGATGATCCAGATTAAAACCCAGCTGATGCAACCATTGAAGAAACTCAAGCTGCCCTGATTGAGCGACCCAAGTGATGTGGCCGATCTCCCTGTAATCAGACTGAAAAGTAGCCCCTCGCTGAAAGAGCCACTTTGCCACTTCAAAGCGGGCTTCAACAACCGCTATATCCAGAGCGCTGCGACCACTAGCGTTCTTTTGATGAATATCCACACCTTGTTCATATAACCACTGAATCACTGGAAGATGGCCTTTTTCTGCGGCCAGCATCAGGGCATTTTCTCTATCATGGTTAAGATGATGCAAGTTATAGCCCTTTTGCCAAAAGCAATTAACCAGAGCCAGATATCCATTTTTTGCCGCCAGCATCAGGGGGCTATTACCGCGCTTGTCGAAACAAGAGACATTCATTCCCACAAGGTAGAACCAAACCGCTAATGACTGGCGAGAACATCTCAGGGCAAGCAGCAAGAGATCTGGGTAACGCTGATGTAAAGCGATGCGTTGACCCAGCCATTTAACGACGGAAACATGACCATAAATGGTAGCCAGTGCCACAGCATCATCACCTTCGTTATTGCGACCGCCCAAAACATGCCGGAAACTGAGCCATTGGACAACACTTAAATGCCCCTTACTGGCGGCCAGATTGAGGGCACTGTCACCGAGTTTATTGAAATGATGAAGGTCCACACCCCGATTATGAAGCCAACGTACCATATCGAGATTACCGCACTGGGCTGCCAGCATAAGGACATTATTTCCGCACTCAGTGATATGAGAAAGATCAACCCCCTGTTGAAAAAGCCACTGTACCACCGATAAATGGCCATAGCTGGCGGCAAGAGACAAGGCACTGTCCTTACCACTGGAATAACGGTTAGAATTATTGGCACAATCAAGCCCGAAACCTTGCTGATGAAGCCAACGCACTGCAGCCAGCTGTCCTTTCTTTGCTGCCAGCATAAGTGCATTATTGCCAGAATAATCTGTGTGGTGGATATTAAGCCCTTGCCGTTTTAACCACTGCGCCAGCTCAATATGACCATTACTCACGGCCAGAACGAACGCATTACAACCAAAACGTTGGGGTATGGAAGCACTGCCATCACTCGCTATCTGATCCATGTCAACATCCACTGAATGCAACCACTGAACCATTGCCAATGAGCCTGCCATGGCAGCCAGAGTAACAGCATTGTGGTGCTGTTGGTTAATTTGGTGAATATTCAACCCTTTTTGCCACAGCCATTGACTCGCTTTCAGGTAACCTTTGCTTACTGCCAGAGTAAAGGCGTTATCGCCATTGTGATTTACCTGATGGATATCAACGCTTGATAGCGCAAGACTCTCCATCAGTTCCATAAAGCCACTGCCAGCAGCCAGCATGAAGGCATTATTGCCGTCTCTGTCAACGTAATGGATATCTGCGTCCAGTGAACATAACCAACGAGCCGTGGGTTCATGATGGCTGGCGGCCAGGGTCAGGGCACTGTCATGCTTTTTGTTAATCTGATGGATATTGGCTCCGTGTTGCAAAAGCAGCCGGGCCACTGTGAGATGTCCGCCCGAAACGGCCAGGAGCAAAGGACTGTTACCACATTGATTGGTTTGATTAATGCCGGAAAGCGCCTTTGGAAGCAAACTTTCGAGGAGTTCAACATGCCCACAATCTGCCGCATACATCAGACAGTTATTACCATTATGATCGATCTGACAGGGATTGACGCCCATTCGCAACAGCCATTGAACCACAGGTAAGTGGCCGCCTTTAATGGCATGATGAAGAATAGTACGACAGTCTGGATATATTTTATGGATATTCACGTTTTGGGTACAGAGCCATTGGATGATCTCAATATGGCCCTCCCGGGCAGCCAGTGACAGGGCATCACTCACCTCGTTATTGTAGTGGGTGAGTGTGCCCCCGTGCCCTGCCAGCAACTGGGCCACTTCCAAATGGCCGTTTCGGGCTGCCAGCATCAGCGCAGTATTGCCTTCGAAATTCTCCTGATTGACATCAAGCGGTGTGGTGATGAAATTTCTCGCACTGTCCAATAACCAGTGCAGTAAAGGAAGTTGTCCACTGCCCGCTGCCAGGGTCAGGACATTATCGCCGTTAAGATTGCACTGGTAAATGTTGACGCCCATCACCACCAGCCATTTCACCACCAGCAGATGCCCGCCGGGGGCCGCCAGCGTCAGAGCGTTATCACCCTGATGATTCACATGAAAGATATCAACCTCTTCCAGATCAAAACGCGTCAAAATGTCATGCTGGCCAGTTTGTGCGGCCAGCATCAAAGCGTTATTACCGGCGTGATTAAGATGATGAATATAAGCGCCTTCCCGGACCAGACGGTTGATTTCTTCACCCTGGCCATTTTGTGCTGCCAGACACAGAGGGGTGTTACCGTTGCTGTCCCCACGGTCAATATCTGCCCTTCTGCAACGCTTGACAGGCACTATTGGATCGTCACCACCAGGGCAGGGAGCATTGACTCGAACCTCTGGCTCTGAATCGGGAATATGGCATTTCCGCTTGCGTGATAAGTTGCCAGTCGAGCAGTCCAGAGTGCTGGCCACCGTATTAATGCAATGATTATCTGATTCTGGCAATTCTGAGACAGCGGGCAATGGTGCAGGAGATGGTGCAGGAGATGGTGCATGAACTGGTGCAGGAGATGATTGGGTTACACTGATGTTATTCATATTGATTGACGTTTTGATAGAATTTAATTCCCTGTATCCCAGAGAAGCGGTAGTCCATTTCAGCATATCAGCAGCGGATTGGTCAGAATGAACGTCCGACAATAAATCTATTGGACACCAGCAGGCCGTCTGAATTCCCACAGTAACAAAAAAGTTTCCCTAAATTTCAGGACAATTCCTAAGCGCCATTTCTACCTGAAGGCAGCTTTTTTATTGTAAATTCGTGTTCCATCATTAAGTAGCTACCTCGAATAACCTCCTCTGATGTCAATTACCAGACAAAGTTGGACTTCGCCATTTCTCCGTTATCCACCAGAATATCCTGTGCGGTCATGCTACGATTGACAGTCGCCATGAAGTAAACCCATTCCGCAATTTCTTCAGCACTGGCCCATTTGGGCAGTAGTGTTTCAGCCATAATGGCCCGCCATTTATCAGGATCGTCCATTACCGGCCGGTTCAGCTCGGTGAGTACGCCTCCCGGTGAAATACTGTTGCAGGTGGCACCGTATTGAGCGACCTGCAATGCAGTCCATTTTGTGTAGGCAACTACACCGCCTTTGGAGGCAACATACTCCGGAAATTCGGCACCGGAATGGGCACTGGCAGAGGCCACATTGACAATGGACTGAATCGCCGGCTGCAAACCATAGAGTCTGGTACAGTTCATTACCCCACCCAAATTGATGGCGATATCCTGCGAGGTATTTTGCACTCCGGCATTGTTGATCAGATGGGTTACCTCCCCGATTTCAGGGAGCGACTCAAGGTCAGACACATCAGCCAGTACATGATGGTAGCGTTCATTGACGAGCTTGCCCGGGTTAATATCGATACCCACCACAGTGATGCGCCGATCCTGCAAAAAACGCTCACAGACAGCCAGGCCGATACCTGCACTGGCTCCGGTAATGATGACTTTCATGTGCGCTCCCATATTTCCCTGACCTTGATCTTTCTGCACAAATACACGACAGGTGTATCACACATACTGGTCACCAAAAAAATACCGTAGCTGGTGATGATGATACTGAGCAGATCCATTACCGGAAACGTGCCGTAAAAAGCGCCAAAAGTGAACAAAACTGCATTTAACAGCTGGGAGATCATGGTGGAAGCATTATTTCGCAGCCATAGATATTTCTCGTTAAACCCTGTCCAGTGCCATATTTTGTGGTACAGCCATACATCAAAGCGCTGCGCAATGGCATAAACCAGCAGGCCGGTAATCATCAGGCGTGGAGTATTGCTGAAAATTGCCTGTATATGTGGCATGGCAAAATCCAGTGTATTGGGCATGAAATACAGCCAGCTTTGGGAAATAACAATAAACAGAGCCGAGGTGAAAAAGCCCACATTTACCGCATAATTGGACCATTTTTTACCGCCAACCTCGCTGAGAATATCGGTTATCAGGAAGGTGGTGGCAAACATGATATTCCCCAGGGTCATGTCCATACCGAAGGCATTGATCTGCACCAGTACCTCAATATTAGCGGCCACGATGGCCAGCACGGTGTAACACAGAAGCCCCAATTTACCGAACAGCCGGTAGGTTAAAATGACCATGCCGTAAAATAAGAAAAGCTGGCCAATCAATAGTAATTCGTTCAAGTGTACTCTCTGCTATCAACTGTTTTTTTGGTGTTGCAGGTAACGATTAACGGATGTTTGAAGGCACTTTTCAATACCAACATATACCGAATTATATGGGGCAGACGTTAGAAATATATAATTCCCAAGGCTAGCTACTTATAATAAGTGATTATCAGGTGAGACAAATTCCTTGTCGTTCAGACCGGGACTGAAGAGGTGATGTATGGGAATGAAAGAAAATATCATCGATAAGCTGAATGAGTCCTTGCAGAACGACGTTATCGAGGTAACCAATGAGAGCCATCTGCACAACACGCCTCCGGGTTCCGAGTCACACTTTAAGGTCGTGATTGTCAGTGAAGCATTTCAGGGAAAAATGCCGGTTAAGCGACACCAGATGATTTACGGGCTACTGGCTGACGAACTGCGCGAGCAGATCCATGCGCTGGCCCTACACACCTACACACCAGGCGAATGGCAGGCAAGAAACCAGGCTGCCCCGGCATCACCCGATTGTCTTGGTGGTAATAAAAAGTAACCGGGCTGGATCGTCAGATAGTGAAAACAATCGCACTACTGCGCAATTGAAGTATGCAGCCCACACTCTCGATGTCCGTATATTTTCGTCGGGTCGTAGTAATCTGCTTCAATCGGCAGATCGTGGGTGACCAGGTATTCCTCAACATCAAGTTCAGTCCAGTTCAGGAACGGCGCCACACGGTAATAACCCTCTTTCGTCAAACTGACCACTTCAAGGTTCTGCCGGAATTCGGTCTGGTCCTTTCGGATTGCAGTCAGCCAGTAATCCGGTGCTGATGCGTTCATGGCACGGGCAAAAGGCTCCAGTTTCACCTGGCGGGTAAACTCATCATGTTCCGGGGTATCGACCTCCGGTACACCACCATAAACAGCATCACGAAAGCCACGACTGTACTCCGGGTGAAAGATCCGGATATTGAGGTTCAGACGCTGAATCAGCTGGTCAGCAAAGCGATAAGTAGCTTTAGTACCATAACCCGAATCGATCCAAACCACCGGAATATCGGGCTTGGCCTGCGTGGCCATATGGATGATGGCCGCTTCGTGCGGCCCGAAGTTGGTGGTAAGCAAGGGTTTTCCCGCACGCTGGACAGCCCACTGAATAACAGCCTGCGGACTCAGTGTCGACAGTTCCTGATTGATCATCTTCAAATTCATTATTTTCCCCATCAACCCATAACTCAATGGAGGCACTATATGATTGATGACTTATAACCACAAAGACTAATATGGACTATAAATATTACTTAATTCAATAATCAGACTCTGTTGCTGCTATCGTCAGCCTCAGTGCTGAATACACCAGCAACGATGAATGCCCGGTCTACGCTGAAAATCGCGATCAATGGTAGCAGCCGTGATCTCTTCAACCCTGAACTTTTGCTCCAGCGCTTTGGCCAGCTGGAAACGCCGGAAGTTGTTGGAAAAGTAGAGTACTCCCGCTGGTTTCAGCCTGGCCATTGCCCGCTCAACCAACTCAACATGGGCTTCCTGCACATCAAATACTCCCCGCATTCGCTTGGAGTTTGAAAAGGTGGGGGGGTCCATAAAGATCAGGTCATAGTTCCGGGTATCCTGCTTCAGCCACTGCAGGCAGTCTGCCTGTTCCAGCCGGTGTTTGCGATCCAACAGGCCGTTCAGCGCCAGATTTTTCCGGGCCCAGCCAAGATAGGTATTGGACAGGTCGACACTGGTGGTACTGGCCGCACCACCCACCGCCGCATGGACGGTGGCCGTTCCGGTATAGCAGAACAGATTCAGGAAATCTTTGCCAGCTGTCTCTCTGGCAATGCGCAGGCGCATTTTCCGGTGATCAAGAAACAGGCCGGTATCCAGATAGTCCTTCAGGTTTACCAGTAAACGACACTCCCCTTCTTTTACCTCCAGCATATCACCGGACTGTTCAAGCTTTTCGTACTGCCGCTTGCCAGACTGCCGTTCGCGACGCTTGAAGACCACATGACTTTCCGGAATACCCAGTACGCCGGGAATCACTTCCAACGCTTCCAACAGGCGCTGATGGGCTTTTGCCTCATCAATGCTTTTCGGTGCCGCGTATTCCTGCACATGAACCCAGTCTCTGTAGCAGTCGACAGCTACTGCATATTCCGGCATATCAGCATCATAAAGGCGATAGCAGTCAATGTGCGCATGCCTGGCCCACTTACCCAGCAGCTTCAGGTTTTTCTTCAGGCGGTTGGCAAACATTTCGCCACCCGGCGTACTGGCCTTGAAGGGATGGGCGGTACTGTCCAGGGAACTCTGCCGGGAAGCTGGCTGATCCACCTGACGCTCCCGGACATCATAAAGAAACAACTTACAGGAGAGCGCACCATTGAACAGGGTATAGCTCTTCTTCGGCCCCATCCCCAGACTTCTGACCAGCGCCTGTGACGAGGTAAAGATGGCGGCCTGCCAACCCGGCGTCTGCTGTTTAATTTTTTCGCCAAGGTGTTTGTAGAGATAGACGAGGCTGGCCTCATCCCCCATACGTTCACCATAGGGTGGGTTGGCGATCACCAGTCCGGGTTGAATATCCGGATCAACCTTCAAACTCGCCAGCTCCTGCTGTTTGACAGTAATCAGCTTGCCCAGACCGGCACGCTGGATATTTGCCCTGGCTCGCCCGACCATTTTTGGCAGGCCTTCATAACCGACAATGGTCGACTTCATCGCAGCCAGACCGGCAGTACGACGCTCACGTGCTTCCTCAAGGACCGCCAGCCAGATTTTGGGAATATGCCCCATCCACTTATCAAAACCAAAACGTGCCCTGAACAGTCCGGGAGCAATGTCAGCAGCCATCATGGCAGCTTCAATCAGAAAGGTTCCCGAGCCACACATAGGGTCCAGCAGTGTACTGCCCTGTTTTGCCAGTTCCGGCCAGCCAGACCGATACAAAATCGCTGCGGCCAGATTTTCTTTCAACGGTGCTGCACCGGCTTCCAGGCGATAACCTCGCTCATGCAGGCTCTGGCCAGACAGATCAATGGCGACATATGCCCTGTTGTTTCTGGCGTGCACATTGACCCGCAGGTCCGGCTTACGGTTATCGACCGATGGGCGCCAGCCATGGCGCTCACACAACTGATCAACAATCGCATCTTTGACCCATTGTGATCCGAAACGGGTATGGGTGATATCCGGTGTCGAGCCATTGAAATCGACCCGGAAACTGGAGCCCTGATCCAGGTGTTCATCCCAATCGAAAGAGTGCACACCTTGATACAATGCCTGCTTATCGGCAGCATCCACCTCGCCTATGCGCAACAAAATTCGACTGGCCAGACGCGACCAGAGGCAAGCCTTGTAGGCCAGCTGAAGCTGACCGGAAAAGCTGACTCCGGCAACGGTTTCCGCCACGTCACTGGCTCCCAGCTCCTTCAGCTCCTCTGCCAGCAGGGACTCCACGCCCCTGGGACAACTGGCAAACAGAGTCAGCATGGTTGTACTCATAGGTCATATTCCTGAAAAAGCTAAACAACAGCTTTTATTAACTAAAAATTCTCAATAATTTCTCAACAAATGCGTCAGATTTGGATAAAACTTATAACCAGATCAGCAAGAGGCAGTTACCATGTTGAAAAGACACAAAAGGGATAAATCAGATAGAGCCTTTAATAAAGGATACCAAATAGGCCTGTCTGGCCGCTCCAGGGACATCTGCCCCCATCAGGAGCCGGATTTACGCCAGTCGTGGTTAAGTGGCTGGCGAGAAGGTCGCGTTGATAACTGGGAGGGAATGACGGGAATCTCAGGGCTACACCGAATGTATAACTTCTCTCACTCCTATTCAGCCGACCTGCTCTGATGGCGCTGATAAAAAGCCCCTTCCGGGGCTTTCAGAAATCATCTGACTCCCTGAAACACAGCCTTGCTTATGGTCCAACAGAGTAGACTGCTTCAGCTGCCTCACGAATCAACCCCGGCCCCTGGTAAATAAAGCCTGAGTATATCTGCACCAGACTGGCTCCTGCCTTGATTTTATCTGCGGCGGTCTGAGCATCCATGATACCACCAACACCAATAATTGGCAGTTTACCGGAAAGCTCACCAGCCAGCAGTCGGATCACTGCGGTTGATTTGTCACTCAAGGGCCTGCCACTCAGACCACCCGCTTCGTTGGCAGTCGCGAAACCACTGACCTTGTCCCGATCCAGTGTCGTGTTGGTAGCGATGACACCATCCAGTTCATAGGACACCAGCTCAGCAGCAACCGCGGCCATTTCCTCATCGGTCATATCAGGGGCAATTTTGATGGCCAAAGGCACTTGGCGACCATACTCTTTAGCCAGTGACGCCTGTTCTTCCTTCAGGGCTGCAAGCAGGCTTTTCAGAGCATCACCATACTGGAGTTTTCTTAATCCCGGGGTATTGGGAGAAGACAGGTTAACGGCCACATAACCGGCATGAGGGTACACTTTACGCAGACAAATCAGATAATCCCGGTTGGCATCTTCAACCGCCGTGGTCAGGTTCTTGCCAATATTAATACCGATAACGCCCTGGTACCGGCTTTTTTGCACATTCGCGACCAGCTGATCAACCCCAAGATTATTAAACCCCATGCGGTTGATCAGCGCTTCTCTCTCAGGGATACGAAACATTCTTGGCTTTGGGTTACCGGGCTGCCCAACCGGTGTCACGGTTCCCAGCTCTAGAAAACCAAACCCCAGACTGCCCAGGCCATCAATACACTCGCCATTCTTATCAAGCCCTGCTGCCAACCCAACCGGATTGTTAAAAGTCAGCCCCATCACTTCTCTTGGTTTGGAAGGGACTTCAGGTGCCATCAGCCGGGTAAGGCCAAGACGTCCTCCAGCGCTGATCATTTCCATCGCGAAATCATGAGCAGTTTCAGCAGAGAGGCAAAACAGGGCACTTCGTGTCAGTTTATACATAGGAGTGATCGATCAGTATGCGCCAGACAAAAATTCGGAGGATTATACGACCTCCAATCCCTTTTGTCTCTGCCAAAACATTTACAATAAGCAGATGAAACCATCATCCACCGGTCCGGTCTGAACAATTGGTTAACTGTTCTTCAACATTCTGGGCAAAATAATGCAGCCGGTTCTTGCATCGTCTAATCTCCCCCTTAACGCTCCAGCTAATACCTACTCCCCTCGACAGCCTCTTGAAACGGCAAACAATGGCGAATGCCCGGATTTCAACAACACCTCAATTCACCATCGCCAAACCCGACCAGTCCAGCTTGATAACAGCTATTTCTCCGACTCAACCCGGAATAATCTGGAAATACCGTATTCAGACAGGGAAACAGGACGGTTAACCAACAAGCCAGCAAGAAAAACGACACTAACAGACACAGATACCAGCACACTGGACAGCCAGCCCTCTGCGACTGAAAACATCAATCCCGGCAATACGCCAGTCAACAAAGAGGCTGCCACTCAACCAGCCCCTCCTCCGGAATACCCAATACCAATAGAAGCAGAAAGCACTTACTGGCAATCTACAGCGCAGTATATTCTGTCGGGAATCAGAAAGCTGGCTAACGCCGTCTTGCCAACACCATCACAAGCCCTGGAGCATATCCATCTTGATATGCCATGCTTCAGAGAAGAACATGCAGGCCATCAATACATTGACCTGCCTATGAATGTCGATGCCATCGATAGCGACTTGAATAGCAGGGGACAACCCGGTAGCAGGGATCAGCCCAAAAGAGCTCAGTCCCAAATAGCGAGTGCCAGCACATCCTTTGAATCCGAAGAAACTGACGATAGTACAGCAGAAACAGCCCAGAGAGCGCCCTGCGTCAGCGCCAGGAAACATCACTCGCCCTTAAAACTTCAGGAAATCTACCAACAGTCACTCCCCATCGAGAAACTCTCTTCACAAACCAGCGGCGACTCCGGCAGCACATTAAACGGTATGGAAGATGAGCAGCCTGAGTTGCTTATTTCTCTTTATCCCCATGGCATCCTGCAGCTCCTGTTCATTTTATTCCCTGAAACCGCTGTTGACATTCTCAAAAGCCGGCTTGAAAAGCTGAGCAGTACCTCTGTGGATACCTTTGAAAAACTCCAGAAATCCCGGATAGGAAACCGTGATAAGTTCAGGCTCACTTTGGAGACAAACCTTGCAACGCTCAGGGAAAACCTCAACGACCTTGAAAGTGACCTGCACAATGCCTGCTTCCAGCTCGCGATGTTGAAGAACCTGAGAAAATTCGAGCACCAATACCATGTGTACTCCCTCGAATCGAAAATGGATGCCGACTTCCTGGTGCAGAAAGGAAGACTTTCTTCAGAGCTGCTGGCAACTTCACTTGACAAAATCGAGGGTAACCTGCTCAAAGATCCTAAACCACTCAAGCCCACTACCTGGCTGAGAAGGCTCGGTTACCAGTGCAAAGAACGTGAATTTATTTTAAGAGGCGCCATGGGTAGCCTGGCAAAATATCAAATGAAACAATCCGCCCAATCCGTACTCACCGAGCTGATGAAGCACCCACCAGTCAATATAACGGTTTCCGGAACAGATACCGGCATGAGGAATACCGTTAATCATTACATCCGGGAACAGCCTGAAACCGTTATCAAAGTGTTGACTTATCTGGTTTGCCTGAACGTAAAACAGTATCGAAGCATAAGCAATATCAAGGCCGCCAAACTTGTCCTGACCACGGGTCAGGATGCGTGCACAGCGGAGAGTGTTCGAGCCTTGCTTGATAGACTGACCAGACAAAATCTTATGCCAGAACCAACCAAACAGCTGGAACATGAGATTGGTCGGCTACATGCCGAACGCCTTGCCCATGCGCTTGAATCGTCCCAAACTGAAGCCAGTCTGCCAGAGCTGATGGATCAACGACAGCATATCCTGAATCTTAAGTTACTGAATCCTGAAAAAACAAAACCGACCTCCAGTGG is a window encoding:
- the rmf gene encoding ribosome modulation factor, giving the protein MKRHKRDKSDRAFNKGYQIGLSGRSRDICPHQEPDLRQSWLSGWREGRVDNWEGMTGISGLHRMYNFSHSYSADLL
- a CDS encoding quinone-dependent dihydroorotate dehydrogenase; the encoded protein is MYKLTRSALFCLSAETAHDFAMEMISAGGRLGLTRLMAPEVPSKPREVMGLTFNNPVGLAAGLDKNGECIDGLGSLGFGFLELGTVTPVGQPGNPKPRMFRIPEREALINRMGFNNLGVDQLVANVQKSRYQGVIGINIGKNLTTAVEDANRDYLICLRKVYPHAGYVAVNLSSPNTPGLRKLQYGDALKSLLAALKEEQASLAKEYGRQVPLAIKIAPDMTDEEMAAVAAELVSYELDGVIATNTTLDRDKVSGFATANEAGGLSGRPLSDKSTAVIRLLAGELSGKLPIIGVGGIMDAQTAADKIKAGASLVQIYSGFIYQGPGLIREAAEAVYSVGP